The following are from one region of the Odontesthes bonariensis isolate fOdoBon6 chromosome 16, fOdoBon6.hap1, whole genome shotgun sequence genome:
- the cnih2 gene encoding protein cornichon homolog 2 isoform X2, with protein MAFTFAAFCYMLTLVLCAGLIFIVIWQIIAFDELRTDFKNPIDQSNPTRARERILNIERICNLLRRLVVPEYSIHGLFCLMFMCAGEWVTLGLNIPLLFYHLWRFFHRPADGSEVMYDPVSVMNADILNYCQKESWCKMGFYLVSFFYYLYSMVDGLVSF; from the exons ATGGCATTCACCTTTGCGGCCTTCTGCTACATGCTCACGTTGGTATTGTGCGCTGGTCTTATCTTCATTGTCATATGGCAG ATCATTGCATTTGATGAACTCCGCACAGACTTCAAAAACCCCATTGATCAGAGCAATCCCACCAGAGCG AGGGAAAGGATTCTCAACATCGAAAGGATCTGCAACCTGCTTCGCAGA CTGGTGGTACCAGAGTACTCTATCCATGGGCTCTTCTGCCTGATGTTCATGTGTGCTGGAGAGTGGGTCACACTTGGCCTAAATATCCCGCTGCTCTTCTACCATCTGTGGAG gtttttccATCGGCCAGCCGATGGATCAGAGGTGATGTACGATCCTGTTAGCGTGATGAATGCAGACATCCTCAACTATTGTCAGAAGGAGTCCTGGTGTAAGATGGGCTTTTATTTGGTCTCTTTCTTCTATTATCTCTACAG TATGGTCGACGGCCTGGTGAGCTTCTAA
- the cnih2 gene encoding protein cornichon homolog 2 isoform X1 has product MRLRHRIRADNPNMVPTQIDRDEDRVNCSEADTSPTRHRLSLRLRGERNNCLHFSNRRRREDQYTERQRVGKKFPFSLSTHPIVRLAEPAMAFTFAAFCYMLTLVLCAGLIFIVIWQIIAFDELRTDFKNPIDQSNPTRARERILNIERICNLLRRLVVPEYSIHGLFCLMFMCAGEWVTLGLNIPLLFYHLWRFFHRPADGSEVMYDPVSVMNADILNYCQKESWCKMGFYLVSFFYYLYSMVDGLVSF; this is encoded by the exons ATGCGTCTGAGGCACAGAATCAGAGCAGACAATCCTAACATGGTGCCGACCCAAATTGACAGAGACGAGGACAGAGTGAACTGTTCAGAGGCAGACACGTCTCCTACCAGACACAG ACTCAGCTTGCGACTGAGGGGGGAAAGAAACAACTGCCTCCACTTCAGTAACAGAAGAAGGAGAGAAGATCAGTacacagagaggcagagagtAGGGAAGAAATtccctttttctctctcaaCCCATCCGATCGTCAGGCTGGCTGAACCGGCGATGGCATTCACCTTTGCGGCCTTCTGCTACATGCTCACGTTGGTATTGTGCGCTGGTCTTATCTTCATTGTCATATGGCAG ATCATTGCATTTGATGAACTCCGCACAGACTTCAAAAACCCCATTGATCAGAGCAATCCCACCAGAGCG AGGGAAAGGATTCTCAACATCGAAAGGATCTGCAACCTGCTTCGCAGA CTGGTGGTACCAGAGTACTCTATCCATGGGCTCTTCTGCCTGATGTTCATGTGTGCTGGAGAGTGGGTCACACTTGGCCTAAATATCCCGCTGCTCTTCTACCATCTGTGGAG gtttttccATCGGCCAGCCGATGGATCAGAGGTGATGTACGATCCTGTTAGCGTGATGAATGCAGACATCCTCAACTATTGTCAGAAGGAGTCCTGGTGTAAGATGGGCTTTTATTTGGTCTCTTTCTTCTATTATCTCTACAG TATGGTCGACGGCCTGGTGAGCTTCTAA